A genomic stretch from Alosa sapidissima isolate fAloSap1 chromosome 3, fAloSap1.pri, whole genome shotgun sequence includes:
- the pick1 gene encoding PRKCA-binding protein: protein MFTDMDYELEEDKLGIPTVPGTVILQKDAQNLIGISIGGGAQYCPCLYIVQVFDNTPAALDGTLAAGDEITGVNSKTVKGKTKVEVAKMIQAVQGEVTIHYNKLQADPKQGKSLDIVLKKVKHRLVENLSSGTADALGLSRAILCNDGLVKRLEELEKTAELYKGLMEHTKRLLRAFFELSQTHRAFGDVFSVIGVREPQAAASEAFVKFAEAHRNIEKYGIQLLKTIKPMLHDLNTYLHKAIPDTKLTIRKYLDVKFEYLSYCLKVKEMDDEEYSCIALGEPMYRVSTGNYEYRLVLRCRQEARARFAKMRKDVLEKIELLDQKHVQDIVFQLQRFVSGMSRYYDECYAVLKEADVFPIEVDLSRTMINYGSQSQAYTDEEEEEEEEAGDKSSAQQTENGAEKLIDDE from the exons ATGTTTACAGACATGGACTACGAGTTGGAGGAGGACAAACT TGGGATTCCAACAGTTCCAGGAACAGTTATTCTGCAGAAAGATGCACAGAACCTGATTGGGATCAGCATTGGTGGGGGTGCCCAATACTGTCCCTGTCTTTATATTGTACAG GTATTTGATAATACTCCTGCAGCTTTGGATGGAACATTAGCTGCTGGGGATGAGATCACTGGAGTCAATAGTAAAACGGTTAAGGGGAAGACCAAGGTGGAGGTGGCTAAAATGATTCAGGCTGTGCAG ggTGAAGTCACAATCCACTATAACAAACTTCAAGCAGATCCAAAGCAAGGGAAGTCTCTTGATATAG TGTTGAAGAAGGTGAAGCACCGACTAGTGGAAAATCTGAGCTCCGGTACAGCAGATGCCCTGGGCTTGAGCAGAGCCATCCTGTGCAACG ATGGATTGGTGAAAAGACTAGAGGAGCTTGAGAAAACTGCAGAGCTCTACAAAG GACTGATGGAGCACACCAAGCGGCTACTCAGAGCTTTTTTTGAGCTCTCTCAAACTCACAgag CCTTTGGGGACGTCTTCTCTGTGATTGGTGTGCGGGAACCCCAGGCTGCTGCGAGCGAGGCCTTTGTGAAGTTTGCCGAGGCGCACCGTAACATCGAAAAATATGGCATCCAGTTGCTGAAGACCATCAAACCA ATGCTTCACGATCTGAACACCTACCTGCATAAGGCCATCCCTGACACCAAGCTTACCATACGCAAGTACCTGGATGTCAAGTTTGAGTACCTg TCCTACTGTCTGAAAGTGAAGGAGATGGATGATGAAGAGTACAGCTGTATT GCCCTGGGAGAGCCCATGTACAGAGTGAGCACGGGGAACTATGAGTACCGGCTGGTCTTGCGCTGTCGCCAGGAGGCACGGGCCCGCTTTGCCAAGATGAGGAAAGACGTGCTGGAGAAGATTGAACTGCTGGACCAGAAACATG TCCAGGACATTGTATTCCAGCTGCAGCGCTTCGTCTCAGGCATGTCTCGTTACTATGATGAGTGCTACGCAGTGCTGAAGGAGGCTGATGTCTTTCCCATCGAGGTGGACCTCTCTCGCACCATGATCAACTATGGCAGCCAGTCGCAGGCATACacggacgaggaggaggaagaggaagaagaagctgGAGACAAGAGCTCCGCCCAGCAGACAGAGAATGGGGCTGAGAAGTTGATAGATGatgaatga
- the plbd1a gene encoding phospholipase B-like 1 gives MGVIKQLLITYLVLVTITFVAAERLRLATAYWDATHKAVLLKDGVLEKEGDAYGFFNDSLSNTGWGVLELRAGYGKTQERDDVTYFLAGYLEGFLTAEKMYDNYNNLYPQLIKDSKTLMVVKDFMNKQDNWTRQQVKLNKADPIWQHAGFLVAQTDGLQAGVAHWAKSQGKTPLSLFAVQFLNAVGDLLDLIPALVHGPKLSLGDYRQPPMGHCSALIKMLPGFENLLFAHSSWYTYAATLRIYKHWDFNVQEASTATGKMSFSSYPGFLVSLDDFYLLGSGLIMTQTTNNVFNATLFSLIKPNTLFAWQRVRLAHALAHTGEEWATLFSKHNSGTYNNQYMIVDTSKVTLGEQIEDWALTVVEQIPGLVEYSDQTQALRRGYWPSYNVPFHAEVYARSGYREMWEKHGADFSYDLCPRAKIFRRDQAGVTDLDSLKHIMRYNDYKNDPYSKGNPCKTICCRNDLQESKPSPGGCYDTKVTDFGRAKKLIAEAVNGPTTQGGLPPFSWDRFNSTMHQGLPPVYNFTFVTMQPVLFTP, from the exons ATGGGTGTTATTAAACAGTTATTAATAACTTATCTAGTGTTAGTGACAATAACTTTCGTCGCAGCAGAAA GACTACGATTGGCCACCGCCTACTGGGATGCTACCCATAAAGCTGTACTCTTGAAAGACGGAGTGTTGGAGAAAGAAGGAGATGCTTATGGATTTTTCAACGACTCGCTTTCCAACACCGGCTGGGGAGTTCTGGAGCTACGAGCAGGTTATGGAAAGACCCAAGAAAGGGACGATGTCACCTATTTTCTCGCAGGATACCTAGAAGGTTTCCTCACAGCTGA GAAGATGTATGATAACTACAACAATCTGTACCCCCAGCTGATCAAAGACTCAAAGACGCTGATGGTTGTGAAGGATTTCATGAA TAAGCAAGACAATTGGACCAGGCAACAGGTTAAACTGAACAAGGCTGATCCAATCTGGCAGCATGCGGGCTTCTTAGTGGCTCAGACAGATGGCCTTCAAGCAGGGGTTGCCCATTGGGCCAAAAGCCAAGGGAAAACT CCGCTGTCATTGTTTGCAGTGCAGTTCCTGAATGCAGTAGGAGACCTGTTGGACCTGATCCCTGCCCTGGTGCATGGACCAAAACTGTCTCTTGGAGATTACAGACAGCCACCCATGGGTCACTGCTCTGCTCTGATTAAG ATGCTGCCAGGCTTTGAGAACCTCCTGTTTGCCCACTCCAGCTGGTACACGTATGCTGCCACACTGCGTATCTACAAACACTGGGACTTCAACGTGCAAGAGGCATCGACAGCCACCGGCAAGATGTCCTTCAGCAGCTACCCTG gtttCCTGGTGTCTCTGGATGACTTTTACCTCCTGGGCAGTGGCCTGATCATGACTCAGACCACCAACAATGTGTTCAACGCCACCCTGTTCTCGCTGATTAAACCCAACACCCTGTTTGCCTGGCAGAGGGTGCGGCTGGCCCACGCCCTGGCCCACACTGGCGAGGAATGGGCAACGCTCTTCTCCAAACACAACTCCG gcACCTACAATAACCAGTACATGATAGTGGACACGAGTAAAGTGACCCTTGGGGAGCAGATTGAGGACTGGGCCCTGACAGTGGTCGAACAGATCCCCGGCCTGGTGGAGTACTCAGACCAGACCCAGGCCTTGCGCCGAG GTTATTGGCCCTCCTATAATGTGCCCTTCCATGCTGAGGTCTATGCACGCAGTGGCTACAGGGAGATGTGGGAGAAGCACGGGGCGGACTTCTCTTATGACCTCTGCCCCAGAGCCAAGATCTTCCGCCGGGACCAGGCCGGCGTGACTGACCTGGACTCTCTGAAGCACATCATGAGATACAATG ATTATAAAAATGACCCTTACTCTAAGGGCAATCCATGCAAGACCATCTGCTGCCGCAATGACTTGCAAGAGTCGAAACCCTCACCAGGAGGATGCTATGATACCAAG GTGACTGACTTTGGCCGGGCTAAGAAGTTAATTGCGGAGGCGGTGAACGGGCCCACCACACAGGGCGGGCTCCCTCCCTTCTCATGGGACCGCTTCAACAGCACCATGCACCAGGGCCTGCCCCCCGTCTACAACTTCACCTTCGTCACCATGCAGCCTGTGCTCTTCACACCCTGA
- the gucy2ca gene encoding heat-stable enterotoxin receptor: MLGLRCLLGLLFLTWVIQGDFLESCLGRQYDLNVVLLNDADADWSLRYVQDAVYSAIRKDKALNEVAGLTYTIRPNFRGFNTTLYRRRGCPSSSCEGVEILKSLHDDNYVGCAMLGPSCTYATFQLVDQQVGFTLTIPVISAGSFGLSCDNKPNLTRLLPPARKVSNFFRYFWNFTGNHVKKTAWDTAYVYKQDNNSEECFWYINALEASSLDFAKEIKRKMLRSLTEIQDMLGNPNRHSNIFILCGTPDDIRDIKVKKTLDIHPDIVFILIDMYNENYYRNDTVEWYMKDVLVFSLPNTRNHSGVDWTTNHSMINDYVAGYHDGVLLFGEVIRQQLNQSKTVGSSVTTDFNNPFRNIEFHGLGGHYVLDEYGDRDVNFSLIYTSNVALEYKILFEFQSATNTVILVDSNPSLSWARSTLPDDKPEGNDLEPQDVIVIVLGVSVVIVTGIALIFYRQNRKERQKEKRWSHIQPELISQLYEKKPSLISFRLDEEQRDSGIYIRKARYDKKPVILKELKNTDGNFSDGQRIELNSLLRIDYYNLTKFYGTVKFEYGVFGVFEFCERGSLRCILNDKISYPEETFMDLEFKISVIYDIAKGMSYLHSSNIAVHGRLKSTNCVLDNRMVVKITDFGCHTILSPSKDLWTAPEHLREQGISQKGDVYSFAIVAHEILLREKPFYMETNLDVAEKLKRVQYPSEPLYFRPDLNFETDNEREVELNVLIKNCWDEDPEKRPDFKKIEGSVAKIFSNVHNHANESYMDTLIRRLQMYSRNLEHLVEERTALYKAERDRADRLNFMLLPGPVVRSLKETGHVEPELFDEVTIYFSDIVGFTTLCHYSTPMEVVDMLNDIYKNFDSILDHHDVYKVETIGDAYMVASGLPRRNGNRHAVDIAHMALDILAFMGTFRLRHLPSLPLWIRMGVHSGPCAAGVVGNKMPRYCLFGDTVNTAARMESTGLPLRIHVSQSTINILQRTDCKFEYEKRGETYLKGKGKEMTYWLTGVTGQKYDLPTPPTEENFQRLQQDLAQMIVSGLEKGASARRGKTLSTRQRRRDRRSSHGSQGLPEYFHLADPSTYL, from the exons CCAAATTTCCGTGGGTTCAACACCACCTTGTACAGGAGACGAGGTTGCCCCAGCAGTAGCTGCGAAGGAGTTGAGATACTGAAGTCACTACAT GATGATAATTATGTTGGCTGTGCCATGCTGGGTCCGTCTTGCACATACGCCACTTTTCAGCTGGTCGA TCAGCAAGTGGGCTTCACCCTGACCATTCCCGTCATCTCGGCGGGCAGCTTCGGCCTGTCATGTGACAACAAGCCCAACTTGACACGCCTGCTGCCTCCTGCCCGTAAGGTCTCCAACTTCTTCCGGTACTTCTGGAATTTCACCGGCAACCATGTCAAGAAGACCGCGTGGGACACAGCCTATGTGTACAAGCAAGACAACAATTCAGAGGAGTGCTTCTG GTACATCAATGCCCTGGAGGCATCCTCATTGGATTTTGCCAAAGAAATCAAGAGAAAGATGCTACGCAGCTTGACTGAGATACAAGATATGCTTGGAAACCCTAACAGACACAGTAACA TATTCATTCTTTGTGGAACACCAGATGACATTAGAGATATCAAAGTTAAAAAAACACTTGACATTCATCCCGACATTGTTTTCATCCTCATCGACATGTACAA tgAAAATTATTACCGTAATGATACAGTTGAGTGGTACATGAAGGATGTACTGGTGTTCTCGCTACCCAACACAAGGAATCACAGTGGGGTAGACTGGACCACCAACCACAGCATG ATAAACGACTATGTGGCAGGTTACCATGACGGTGTGTTGCTGTTTGGTGAGGTGATAAGACAACAGTTAAACCAGAGCAAGACTGTAGGATCTTCAGTTACAACAGATTTCAACAATCCTTTCAGGAATATTGAATTTCACG GCCTGGGTGGTCACTATGTGCTAGACGAATATGGAGACAGGGATGTTAATTTCTCCCTCATCTACACCTCCAATGTTGCTCTGGAG TATAAAATCCTATTTGAGTTTCAATCGGCCACAAATACCGTCATACTGGTGGACAGCAACCCTTCCTTAAGCTGGGCCAGATCCACACTCCCAGATGACAAACCAGAAGGAAATG ATCTTGAGCCTCAAGACGTCATTGTGATTGTCCTTGGTGTCAGTGTGGTGATTGTAACAGGCATTGCTTTGATCTTCTACAG ACAGAACAGGAAGGAACGTCAGAAGGAGAAGAGATGGTCCCATATACAGCCTGAACTGATCTCCCAGCTGTATGAGAAGAAGCCAAGCTTGATATCTTTCAGG CTTGATGAGGAACAGAGAGATAGTGGGATTTATATCCGTAAAGCTCGCTATGACAAGAAG CCTGTCATTCTTAAAGAGCTGAAGAACACCGATGGGAACTTTAGTGATGGCCAGAGGATAGAACTGAATTCT CTCTTGAGGATTGACTATTACAACCTGACCAAATTCTACGGCACAGTGAAGTTTGAATATGGTGTTTTTGGAGTCTTTGAGTTTTGTGAAAGAGGCTCGCTAAGG TGCATTCTAAACGACAAAATCTCCTACCCTGAAGAGACTTTCATGGATCTGGAGTTTAAAATTTCAGTCATTTATGACATAGCTAAg GGCATGTCCTATCTCCACTCAAGCAATATTGCTGTGCATGGGCGTCTCAAGTCCACCAACTGTGTGCTGGACAACCGCATGGTGGTGAAGATCACAGACTTTGGTTGCCACACAATCCTCAGCCCTAGCAAAG aCCTGTGGACAGCTCCAGAGCACCTGCGTGAACAGGGCATCTCTCAGAAGGGTGATGTGTACAGCTTTGCCATCGTAGCCCATGAGATTCTCCTGAGGGAGAAACCTTTCTACATGGAGACCAACTTAGATGTGGCAG AGAAGCTTAAAAGGGTTCAGTATCCAAGTGAACCTCTGTACTTCAGGCCTGACCTCAACTTTGAGACAGACaatgagagagaagtggag CTGAATGTGTTGATTAAAAACTGTTGGGATGAAGATCCAGAGAAGAGACCTGACTTTAAGAAAATCGAGGGCTCAGTAGCAAAGATCTTCAG cAATGTCCACAACCATGCCAATGAGAGCTATATGGACACCCTGATTCGGCGGCTGCAGATGTATTCTCGTAACCTGGAGCACCTGGTGGAGGAGAGGACCGCTCTGTACAAGGCCGAGAGGGACAGGGCCGATCGCCTCAACTTCATGCTGTTGCCAGG GCCGGTGGTGCGCTCCCTGAAGGAGACGGGTCACGTGGAGCCTGAGCTCTTTGACGAGGTCACCATTTACTTCAGTGACATCGTGGGATTCACCACCCTCTGCCACTACAGCACGCCCATGGAGGTGGTGGACATGCTCAACGACATCTACAAGAACTTCGACAGCATCCTGGACCATCATGATGTCTACAAG GTGGAGACGATTGGAGATGCCTACATGGTGGCATCGGGGCTGCCCCGGCGCAATGGGAACAGACACGCTGTGGACATCGCCCACATGGCCCTGGACATCCTGGCCTTCATGGGTACCTTCCGGCTGCGCCACCTGCCAAGCCTGCCGCTGTGGATCCGCATGGGTGTGCACTCAG GCCCTTGTGCTGCAGGTGTGGTGGGGAATAAAATGCCACGGTACTGCTTGTTTGGGGACACAGTTAACACCGCCGCACGCATGGAGTCCACTGGACTAC CTCTCAGAATCCATGTCAGTCAGTCCACCATCAACATCCTTCAGAGGACGGACTGCAAGTTTGAGTACGAGAAGCGAGGGGAGACATACCTGAAG GGGAAAGGGAAAGAGATGACGTACTGGCTGACAGGGGTCACGGGGCAGAAGTACGACCTCCCGACACCGCCAACAGA GGAGAACTTCCAGCGGCTGCAGCAGGACCTGGCGCAGATGATCGTGTCCGGCCTGGAGAAGGGTGCCTCGGCCAGACGGGGTAAGACCCTTTCCACCCGGCAGAGAAGACGGGACCGCCGCAGCAGCCATGGGAGCCAGGGCTTGCCCGAGTACTTCCACCTGGCCGACCCCAGCACCTACCTGTAG